A region from the Perca fluviatilis chromosome 16, GENO_Pfluv_1.0, whole genome shotgun sequence genome encodes:
- the amer1 gene encoding APC membrane recruitment protein 1 isoform X1, translated as MAFRKVDELPSDTKDLASVSAQSSRHGHDDITEEPQPDDMNATVKTQKSGKFRRTALTFFGVRKGICILPSFFGGRSKNPNKWSSKKGIHKSRTHDGLSKVSHNDNLRSGYTSAGDFEYHGQRVSAGELHSSCHNECSHHTADQKSLTLTRQKRGFRSLFQSFKYHRNHRNVGLDKTEMIAMSSPRCKEEVPVVQDNTIQYVTECLGSEPDVPDFADVICDISIGPECIDADEVPSEKSVEQDSPKSELIDETCDEEMEEMKLMAVVSSELKESSRGQSEPCLKLEMMPEPILKSETPAGSSDQLNLIYGDVASLKSFDSLTGCGDIIADQEDESITESTVSGERSRNGGKRASCYLTYQGGGEEMASPEDLDEECLHDFWGNNASEEICCTCSQDHSDLTADLTSSHNMDLLNSNGAQQASGMDVSSIADVLTPQSEHQESVPNSDEGYYDSTTPGPDDGQEKTDRLRAERLPRDSYSGDALYELFAPDESLISPHYENKSKQCKYLSEPVDDTDSAFVPDMNRLKLSAELFKVHDGREMPSTCSKSSELAQNTVGRQENAMNKNRNLNSKAHASVNKNDIEPDGFDKKGIAPASTEKRTKSMNADSEKRHSSVSFGSTSDPDFETFCEPKEQHLEENKPVALPYKNINSQSPNDNNDLDDGQTVCFSQALVDYTKHSQMLSNLHNNVDDLETNSAFTPNMQALPTIVTFDVVDMHNEGEYDEQIHMELEEDISSPYQEFEESYLQKDAFAECDYQMLDLYEQNLISNTWAIASLPRHLGLTRVSQSMPNSLSLDRRSRSLDTKSLELKMPDTYRENRAAIVSCPQTEKDSERDSSPYYKKNVLVSVSEVRDSSSIMALSWQTRSEMALSLPLTDGQFTEKVQSLSQTQVKRKIFSSSSSSDCPNSTLQLCSEVSDRVSCDLISQNTELYNRQYRLPSQSDSCLPHSTFVYSGMMDDESDDVDEDVFCKAATNLQSYNQCVKSRPVAGIEGISHTGSPLNAGVSKDKMAVLRETRTPRDGSCNTLPDATFN; from the coding sequence ATGGCTTTTCGTAAGGTAGACGAGCTACCAAGTGACACCAAGGATTTGGCTTCAGTCTCAGCGCAGAGTTCCCGGCACGGCCACGATGACATCACGGAAGAGCCTCAGCCAGATGACATGAATGCTACGGTGAAAACCCAGAAATCTGGAAAATTTAGGAGGACTGCCCTGACATTTTTTGGAGTTCGGAAAGGTATCTGTATTTTACCTAGCTTCTTTGGAGGAAGGAGTAAAAATCCGAACAAGTGGTCTTCTAAGAAAGGAATCCACAAAAGCAGAACACATGATGGGCTAAGTAAGGTTAGTCATAATGACAATCTGAGAAGTGGGTACACCTCAGCAGGAGATTTTGAGTACCACGGCCAGAGGGTCTCTGCTGGAGAGCTCCACAGCAGCTGTCACAATGAATGTAGTCACCACACCGCTGACCAGAAATCACTGACTCTTACCCGGCAGAAAAGGGGTTTTAGGagtctttttcaaagttttaagTATCACAGAAACCATAGAAATGTTGGGTTGGATAAAACTGAAATGATTGCAATGTCCTCTCCTCGCTGCAAGGAAGAGGTGCCTGTTGTCCAGGACAACACCATTCAGTATGTCACAGAGTGCCTGGGATCTGAACCTGATGTGCCTGATTTTGCAGATGTTATATGTGATATTTCCATTGGTCCTGAATGTATTGATGCCGATGAGGTGCCATCCGAGAAGAGTGTGGAGCAAGACAGCCCAAAGTCTGAGCTCATTGATGAGACATGTGATGAAGAAATGGAGGAAATGAAATTGATGGCTGTAGTTTCCAGTGAATTGAAGGAGAGTTCTAGAGGACAGAGCGAGCCTTGTCTGAAACTCGAGATGATGCCTGAACCCATATTGAAGTCTGAAACACCTGCTGGCTCATCGGATCAGCTAAACCTGATTTATGGAGACGTTGCATCATTAAAGAGCTTTGATTCACTCACTGGCTGTGGGGACATCATTGCAGATCAAGAAGACGAAAGCATCACAGAGAGCACAGTGTCTGGAGAAAGGAGCAGAAATGGAGGAAAGCGGGCCTCTTGTTACCTTACTTATCAGGGTGGTGGTGAAGAAATGGCCTCACCCGAAGATTTGGATGAGGAGTGTCTACATGATTTCTGGGGAAATAATGCGTCAGAGGAAATTTGCTGTACTTGCAGCCAAGATCACAGCGATTTGACCGCTGACTTGACAAGTTCTCACAATATGGACTTACTGAACAGTAACGGTGCACAGCAAGCCAGTGGCATGGACGTTTCTTCAATTGCTGATGTGTTAACTCCTCAAAGTGAGCATCAAGAATCCGTTCCAAATAGTGATGAGGGCTACTATGATTCAACTACCCCGGGGCCAGATGACGGACAAGAAAAAACTGACCGACTAAGGGCAGAGAGATTACCCAGGGACAGTTACAGCGGTGATGCCCTCTATGAGCTTTTTGCACCTGATGAGAGTCTCATCAGTCCACATtatgaaaacaaatcaaaacagTGCAAGTATTTAAGCGAGCCAGTTGATGACACGGATTCCGCCTTTGTTCCAGACATGAATCGGTTAAAACTAAGTGCTGAACTGTTTAAAGTTCACGATGGCCGAGAGATGCCGAGCACATGCAGTAAGTCCTCGGAGTTGGCACAAAACACGGTTGGTCGTCAGGAAAACGCTATGAATAAAAACCGTAATTTGAATTCCAAAGCCCATGCATCAGTCAACAAGAATGATATAGAACCAGATGGATTTGATAAAAAGGGAATTGCGCCTGCTTCAActgaaaaaagaacaaaatccATGAATGCTGACTCTGAGAAAAGGCACAGCAGCGTGTCATTCGGAAGCACATCTGACCCAGATTTTGAAACGTTTTGTGAACCCAAAGAGCAACATCTCGAGGAAAACAAGCCCGTAGCTTTACCATACAAAAATATCAATTCTCAGTCTCCAAATGATAACAATGACTTGGATGACGGGCaaactgtgtgtttctctcaaGCACTTGTGGACTACACAAAACACTCTCAGATGCTGAGTAACCTGCACAACAATGTGGATGATTTGGAGACAAACTCTGCCTTCACTCCAAATATGCAGGCCTTACCTACCATAGTCACATTTGATGTAGTTGATATGCATAATGAGGGTGAATACGATGAGCAGATTCACATGGAACTGGAGGAGGACATCTCATCGCCCTATCAGGAATTTGAAGAAAGCTACCTACAAAAAGATGCATTTGCTGAATGTGACTATCAAATGTTGGACCTGTATGAACAGAACCTGATCAGTAATACATGGGCAATTGCTAGTCTCCCCCGGCACCTAGGCCTTACAAGAGTCAGTCAGTCCATGCCTAATTCGTTGTCTCTAGACAGGAGAAGTAGGTCTCTGGACACAAAAAGCCTTGAGTTGAAGATGCctgacacatacagagagaacAGAGCTGCTATCGTTTCTTGTCCTCAAACTGAAAAGGACTCTGAAAGAGATTCCTCACCGTATTACAAAAAGAATGTACTCGTGTCTGTGTCGGAGGTTAGAGACAGTAGCAGCATTATGGCCTTATCGTGGCAAACAAGGTCAGAAATGGCTTTAAGCCTTCCTCTGACAGATGGGCAATTCACTGAGAAAGTACAGAGTCTCAGTCAAACTCAAGTAAAACGCAAAATATTTTCTAGTTCATCCAGCAGTGATTGTCCTAACAGCACACTACAACTTTGCTCTGAGGTGTCCGACAGAGTGTCTTGTGATTTAATTTCACAGAACACAGAGCTGTACAACAGGCAGTATCGCCTTCCTTCGCAGTCTGATTCTTGTTTACCTCATAGCACCTTTGTTTATTCTGGAATGATGGATGATGAATCAGATGATGTTGATGAGGATGTTTTTTGTAAAGCTGCCACTAATTTGCAATCCTATAATCAGTGTGTTAAAAGCAGACCAGTGGCAGGTATAGAAGGAATATCTCATACTGGGAGTCCCCTGAATGCAGGTGTGTCTAAAGATAAAATGGCCGTCCTCCGTGAAACAAGAACTCCCAGGGATGGGTCCTGCAACACACTCCCCGATGCAACCTTTAATTGA
- the amer1 gene encoding APC membrane recruitment protein 1 isoform X2, translated as MAFRKVDELPSDTKDLASVSAQSSRHGHDDITEEPQPDDMNATVKTQKSGKFRRTALTFFGVRKGICILPSFFGGRSKNPNKWSSKKGIHKSRTHDGLSKVSHNDNLRSGYTSAGDFEYHGQRVSAGELHSSCHNECSHHTADQKSLTLTRQKRGFRSLFQSFKYHRNHRNVGLDKTEMIAMSSPRCKEEVPVVQDNTIQYVTECLGSEPDVPDFADVICDISIGPECIDADEVPSEKSVEQDSPKSELIDETCDEEMEEMKLMAVVSSELKESSRGQSEPCLKLEMMPEPILKSETPAGSSDQLNLIYGDVASLKSFDSLTGCGDIIADQEDESITESTVSGERSRNGGKRASCYLTYQGGGEEMASPEDLDEECLHDFWGNNASEEICCTCSQDHSDLTADLTSSHNMDLLNSNGAQQASGMDVSSIADVLTPQSEHQESVPNSDEGYYDSTTPGPDDGQEKTDRLRAERLPRDSYSGDALYELFAPDESLISPHYENKSKQCKYLSEPVDDTDSAFVPDMNRLKLSAELFKVHDGREMPSTCSKSSELAQNTVGRQENAMNKNRNLNSKAHASVNKNDIEPDEKRTKSMNADSEKRHSSVSFGSTSDPDFETFCEPKEQHLEENKPVALPYKNINSQSPNDNNDLDDGQTVCFSQALVDYTKHSQMLSNLHNNVDDLETNSAFTPNMQALPTIVTFDVVDMHNEGEYDEQIHMELEEDISSPYQEFEESYLQKDAFAECDYQMLDLYEQNLISNTWAIASLPRHLGLTRVSQSMPNSLSLDRRSRSLDTKSLELKMPDTYRENRAAIVSCPQTEKDSERDSSPYYKKNVLVSVSEVRDSSSIMALSWQTRSEMALSLPLTDGQFTEKVQSLSQTQVKRKIFSSSSSSDCPNSTLQLCSEVSDRVSCDLISQNTELYNRQYRLPSQSDSCLPHSTFVYSGMMDDESDDVDEDVFCKAATNLQSYNQCVKSRPVAGIEGISHTGSPLNAGVSKDKMAVLRETRTPRDGSCNTLPDATFN; from the exons ATGGCTTTTCGTAAGGTAGACGAGCTACCAAGTGACACCAAGGATTTGGCTTCAGTCTCAGCGCAGAGTTCCCGGCACGGCCACGATGACATCACGGAAGAGCCTCAGCCAGATGACATGAATGCTACGGTGAAAACCCAGAAATCTGGAAAATTTAGGAGGACTGCCCTGACATTTTTTGGAGTTCGGAAAGGTATCTGTATTTTACCTAGCTTCTTTGGAGGAAGGAGTAAAAATCCGAACAAGTGGTCTTCTAAGAAAGGAATCCACAAAAGCAGAACACATGATGGGCTAAGTAAGGTTAGTCATAATGACAATCTGAGAAGTGGGTACACCTCAGCAGGAGATTTTGAGTACCACGGCCAGAGGGTCTCTGCTGGAGAGCTCCACAGCAGCTGTCACAATGAATGTAGTCACCACACCGCTGACCAGAAATCACTGACTCTTACCCGGCAGAAAAGGGGTTTTAGGagtctttttcaaagttttaagTATCACAGAAACCATAGAAATGTTGGGTTGGATAAAACTGAAATGATTGCAATGTCCTCTCCTCGCTGCAAGGAAGAGGTGCCTGTTGTCCAGGACAACACCATTCAGTATGTCACAGAGTGCCTGGGATCTGAACCTGATGTGCCTGATTTTGCAGATGTTATATGTGATATTTCCATTGGTCCTGAATGTATTGATGCCGATGAGGTGCCATCCGAGAAGAGTGTGGAGCAAGACAGCCCAAAGTCTGAGCTCATTGATGAGACATGTGATGAAGAAATGGAGGAAATGAAATTGATGGCTGTAGTTTCCAGTGAATTGAAGGAGAGTTCTAGAGGACAGAGCGAGCCTTGTCTGAAACTCGAGATGATGCCTGAACCCATATTGAAGTCTGAAACACCTGCTGGCTCATCGGATCAGCTAAACCTGATTTATGGAGACGTTGCATCATTAAAGAGCTTTGATTCACTCACTGGCTGTGGGGACATCATTGCAGATCAAGAAGACGAAAGCATCACAGAGAGCACAGTGTCTGGAGAAAGGAGCAGAAATGGAGGAAAGCGGGCCTCTTGTTACCTTACTTATCAGGGTGGTGGTGAAGAAATGGCCTCACCCGAAGATTTGGATGAGGAGTGTCTACATGATTTCTGGGGAAATAATGCGTCAGAGGAAATTTGCTGTACTTGCAGCCAAGATCACAGCGATTTGACCGCTGACTTGACAAGTTCTCACAATATGGACTTACTGAACAGTAACGGTGCACAGCAAGCCAGTGGCATGGACGTTTCTTCAATTGCTGATGTGTTAACTCCTCAAAGTGAGCATCAAGAATCCGTTCCAAATAGTGATGAGGGCTACTATGATTCAACTACCCCGGGGCCAGATGACGGACAAGAAAAAACTGACCGACTAAGGGCAGAGAGATTACCCAGGGACAGTTACAGCGGTGATGCCCTCTATGAGCTTTTTGCACCTGATGAGAGTCTCATCAGTCCACATtatgaaaacaaatcaaaacagTGCAAGTATTTAAGCGAGCCAGTTGATGACACGGATTCCGCCTTTGTTCCAGACATGAATCGGTTAAAACTAAGTGCTGAACTGTTTAAAGTTCACGATGGCCGAGAGATGCCGAGCACATGCAGTAAGTCCTCGGAGTTGGCACAAAACACGGTTGGTCGTCAGGAAAACGCTATGAATAAAAACCGTAATTTGAATTCCAAAGCCCATGCATCAGTCAACAAGAATGATATAGAACCAGA tgaaaaaagaacaaaatccATGAATGCTGACTCTGAGAAAAGGCACAGCAGCGTGTCATTCGGAAGCACATCTGACCCAGATTTTGAAACGTTTTGTGAACCCAAAGAGCAACATCTCGAGGAAAACAAGCCCGTAGCTTTACCATACAAAAATATCAATTCTCAGTCTCCAAATGATAACAATGACTTGGATGACGGGCaaactgtgtgtttctctcaaGCACTTGTGGACTACACAAAACACTCTCAGATGCTGAGTAACCTGCACAACAATGTGGATGATTTGGAGACAAACTCTGCCTTCACTCCAAATATGCAGGCCTTACCTACCATAGTCACATTTGATGTAGTTGATATGCATAATGAGGGTGAATACGATGAGCAGATTCACATGGAACTGGAGGAGGACATCTCATCGCCCTATCAGGAATTTGAAGAAAGCTACCTACAAAAAGATGCATTTGCTGAATGTGACTATCAAATGTTGGACCTGTATGAACAGAACCTGATCAGTAATACATGGGCAATTGCTAGTCTCCCCCGGCACCTAGGCCTTACAAGAGTCAGTCAGTCCATGCCTAATTCGTTGTCTCTAGACAGGAGAAGTAGGTCTCTGGACACAAAAAGCCTTGAGTTGAAGATGCctgacacatacagagagaacAGAGCTGCTATCGTTTCTTGTCCTCAAACTGAAAAGGACTCTGAAAGAGATTCCTCACCGTATTACAAAAAGAATGTACTCGTGTCTGTGTCGGAGGTTAGAGACAGTAGCAGCATTATGGCCTTATCGTGGCAAACAAGGTCAGAAATGGCTTTAAGCCTTCCTCTGACAGATGGGCAATTCACTGAGAAAGTACAGAGTCTCAGTCAAACTCAAGTAAAACGCAAAATATTTTCTAGTTCATCCAGCAGTGATTGTCCTAACAGCACACTACAACTTTGCTCTGAGGTGTCCGACAGAGTGTCTTGTGATTTAATTTCACAGAACACAGAGCTGTACAACAGGCAGTATCGCCTTCCTTCGCAGTCTGATTCTTGTTTACCTCATAGCACCTTTGTTTATTCTGGAATGATGGATGATGAATCAGATGATGTTGATGAGGATGTTTTTTGTAAAGCTGCCACTAATTTGCAATCCTATAATCAGTGTGTTAAAAGCAGACCAGTGGCAGGTATAGAAGGAATATCTCATACTGGGAGTCCCCTGAATGCAGGTGTGTCTAAAGATAAAATGGCCGTCCTCCGTGAAACAAGAACTCCCAGGGATGGGTCCTGCAACACACTCCCCGATGCAACCTTTAATTGA
- the zc3h12b gene encoding probable ribonuclease ZC3H12B — protein sequence MTVWSMVEKLKMEKRPCREENIDSSKAQHASDDSEDGSSSESESEEQQHQRVQVNNSRCKKREPLAVAKPHRQLCRSPCLDRPSFSQSSTAQDCREDDTSAGPGIKPASGREYQTKMEFALKLGYSGEQVETVLNKLGSAALINDLLAELVRLGNKVEPEIQPCISTATSISRPPCVKETVSPEVSVEDDSVDTFDNLRPIVIDGSNVAMSHGNKEVFSCRGIQLAVEWFLEKGHKDITVFVPAWRKEQSRPDALIADQEILRKLEKEKILVFTPSRRVQGRRVVCYDDRFIVKLSYDSDGIIVSNDNYRDLQNEKPEWKKFIEERLLMYSFVNDKFMPPDDPLGRHGPSLENFLRKRPVVPEHKKQPCPYGKKCTYGHKCKYYHPERVNQPQRSVADELRAFAKLSAVKTMSEGALAKYGTGPATAKGDSNSEVKHVAPKRQSDPSIRSVACEPPEALSVARKSETNSVPSLVSALSVPTMQPVKSHAAGALNTRSASSPVPGSLQFAHSSLEHMSSVQYPPILVTNSHGASITYGEQFPKYDSVSDHGYYSLHSDFSNMSMSSMHNVDSFCSMEHEHGVYQRNPSHCPESCLSHSNSDSFSSYGDLYPSSMDSSLEESMKGQQSPAQGRMQAFSHGFRHEALTRVQSYGPEEPKQGPRKQSGSHLAPRIQHVAVGARSSCPGDYPLTQNVLPPLSSQPTRSLGMTRMDSISDSRLYDSNPMRQRRPPLCREQHASWDPLPCGNESYGYHSYPLSNSLMPCCERVMVRSMPDKMEQIWNSPWEMPSAAEHQERYVIPDHQYQTYRNLCNIFPAYVVHSVMEKNPHLTDPQQLAAVIVTKLRSCH from the exons ATGACAGTATGGTCGATGGTGGAGAAGCTCAAAATGGAAAAACGCCCATGCAGGGAGGAGAACATTGACTCAAGCAAGGCCCAGCATGCCAGTGATGATTCTGAGGACGGAAGCAGCTCAGAAAGCGAATCCGAAGAGCAGCAACACCAGAGGGTTCAGGTGAACAACAGCAGGTGTAAGAAGAGGGAGCCCTTGGCTGTCGCAAAACCCCACCGACAGCTCTGTCGCTCTCCATGCCTTGACCGGCCCAGTTTTTCCCAGAGTAGCACTGCGCAAGATTGTCGTGAAGATGACACCAGCGCGGGACCAGGGATCAAGCCTGCCAGTGGCAGAGAGTACCAGACTAAGATGGAGTTTGCATTGAAGTTAGGCTATTCGGGAGAGCAGGTGGAGACAGTGCTCAACAAGCTGGGATCTGCTGCGCTTATTAACGACCTTCTTGCAGAGTTAGTAAGGCTTGGAAACAAAGTAGAGCCTGAAATTCAACCCTGCATCAGTACGGCCACATCAATATCACGGCCCCCCTGTGTTAAGGAGACGGTTAGTCCAGAGGTGTCAGTGGAAGACGACTCTGTGGATACCTTTGATAACCTCAGGCCCATCGTCATTGATGGCTCAAATGTGGCAATGAG CCATGGAAACAAAGAAGTATTCTCTTGTCGTGGTATCCAACTTGCTGTTGAATGGTTCTTGGAGAAAGGACACAAAGACATCACCGTGTTTGTCCCAGCCTGGAGAAAGGAACAGTCCAGACCTGACGCCCTCATCGCAG ATCAAGAAATATTACGcaaactggaaaaagagaagatCCTGGTTTTCACCCCATCTCGGAGGGTTCAAGGCAGGAGAGTGGTGTGCTATGATGATCGCTTCATAGTGAAGCTGTCTTATGATTCTGATGGAATTATTGTGTCAAATGACAACTACAGGGACTTGCAAAATGAGAAGCCGGAGTGGAAGAAGTTCATAGAAGAGCGTCTCCTAATGTACTCATTTGTCAATGACAA GTTTATGCCACCTGATGATCCATTGGGAAGACACGGTCCAAGTTTAGAAAATTTCCTCCGCAAGCGTCCTGTTGTTCCAGAGCACAAAAAACAACCATGCCCCTATG GGAAAAAGTGCACATATGGACATAAGTGCAAGTACTATCATCCAGAGCGTGTCAACCAGCCACAGCGGTCAGTGGCTGATGAACTGCGGGCTTTTGCCAAATTGTCTGCGGTGAAGACAATGAGTGAGGGGGCTTTAGCTAAATACGGTACTGGTCCAGCAACTGCAAAGGGGGACAGCAACTCTGAGGTCAAACATGTGGCACCAAAACGTCAATCTGACCCCAGTATTCGCTCAGTGGCCTGTGAGCCTCCCGAGGCACTGTCCGTTGCTAGGAAGTCTGAGACAAATTCAGTGCCTTCCCTTGTGTCTGCTCTCAGCGTGCCCACCATGCAGCCTGTCAAGAGCCACGCAGCTGGGGCCTTGAACACACGATCAGCCAGCAGCCCAGTGCCAGGTTCTTTGCAGTTCGCGCACAGTTCCCTGGAGCACATGTCTAGTGTACAGTACCCTCCTATTTTAGTTACTAATAGTCATGGCGCCTCTATTACATACGGTGAACAGTTCCCAAAGTATGACTCGGTTAGCGACCATGGTTATTATTCACTGCACAGTGATTTTTCAAACATGAGCATGAGCAGCATGCATAATGTCGACAGTTTCTGTAGCATGGAGCACGAGCATGGTGTGTATCAGAGAAATCCCAGCCACTGCCCTGAATCCTGCCTCAGCCATTCAAACAGTGACTCCTTCTCCTCTTATGGGGACCTGTACCCGAGCTCCATGGACAGTAGCTTAGAGGAGAGCATGAAGGGGCAGCAGTCTCCTGCCCAGGGTAGGATGCAAGCTTTCTCCCATGGGTTTCGTCATGAAGCACTGACCAGAGTACAGAGTTATGGACCTGAGGAACCCAAGCAAGGCCCCCGTAAGCAGTCTGGATCTCATCTGGCACCACGTATCCAGCATGTGGCAGTGGGAGCCAGGTCCAGCTGTCCTGGAGACTATCCCCTCACTCAGAATGTCCTCCCACCTTTGTCCTCACAGCCTACACGGTCTCTTGGTATGACTCGTATGGACAGCATATCAGATTCAAGGCTGTATGATAGCAACCCAATGAGACAGAGGCGACCTCCACTGTGCCGTGAGCAGCATGCAAGCTGGGACCCTCTGCCATGTGGTAATGAGTCCTATGGCTATCATTCATATCCTTTGAGTAACAGCCTGATGCCGTGTTGCGAGCGGGTGATGGTCCGCAGCATGCCAGACAAAATGGAACAAATCTGGAACTCACCATGGGAGATGCCATCTGCAGCTGAACACCAGGAGCGGTATGTCATCCCAGACCACCAGTATCAAACATATCGGAACCTTTGTAACATCTTTCCTGCTTACGTAGTCCACTCGGTAATGGAGAAGAATCCTCATTTAACAGATCCACAACAACTTGCCGCCGTCATTGTTACAAAACTGAGGTCATGCCATTAG